In Euleptes europaea isolate rEulEur1 chromosome 10, rEulEur1.hap1, whole genome shotgun sequence, the genomic window AATCAGCAATGGATTCAAATAGTCATTCTCTATATCTTCTAGCCCTCTCTTAGGACCATCGTTTTCAAATAGTTGAGATGTACATGTATGCCCTCTGCTTTTCATTTCAGTATACCCCCCATTCATTCAGTATGCCCCCCAACAAAGGGAAAACAATCCTGAATCTCCTCCCTTTGCACATTTCCAAATATGTTTTCACATTTCAGAGCTATGTTCAAAAGAAAGATTCTCTTATAGTGGAGGCAGGGAAGAAATGGCAAAGGCACTCTGAAAAAACAGtgcttttaataatatttttctaCAAATGTCAATAAATACAAATGTTGCTACAAACACAACCAACCCCCTTTTTGATATTGTGCCATGCCTTTCTGTTTCAGTATTGCCTTGAACACTGCTATAACAAAACCTTGTGTAAATTGTGCTTAAAATCATGAACAGTTTGGTGTTAACCatatcccatttaaaaaaaaaaagactgaaatgAGGCTAATACTTCTATCAGCAGAACAATCCCTCCCTCCAAACGTCAAATATCTGAAAGTCATGGCAGGCTTAAGGGCATCTTCTTGATTGCAGAGAAACATATTTTTGCTAACCATAGTCAGTGCAGTCTTCAGATGGGACCTGTGGTTAGAAATGAGCTTGGGGTCTGTTAGCTAAAACACGGGTGCAGGGGGAACACTAACCATAGTTATCTCCAGAaccaaaaggagggaggggaggcctgCATGAGGAGGTACACAAAAGACCGGGAGGGGCATTTCCACTCACATCCTGAGCTCCATCATATCTTCTAGCCCTCTCTTAGGACCATAGTTTTCAAATACTTGAGATGTACATGTACGCCCTCTGCTTTTCATTTAAACGGAAAACGTTTCTATCTTTATCGTTTTCATGAGACTTGTTTTGATTTTGCTGTATGAGATAGTAAGGCACTGAATTCAAGCAAGTATTACACTGGCCAAACATGGGACAGATACTAGGCATGAGGTTTCACACACAGATGACGATAAGTGAGCTGGTTGTCTTAATAGTTTAAGTCAATGCACAGTTGCATAGAGATCTAGAGGACAGATGGGGAGGTACATGAATAAGACACTTCTCTGTCCATACGCATTTCATGTATAGCAATTTGTTTTCTCCAGGCTAATGGTCTTAAATACATTCGTTCTGCCATTAGAGCTATCAACTACCAACATTGTAAGTCTACAGGCTTTCAAAGCAGGAACCTGTACCTCAGCTCTGCGAACAGTTATTAATATGAACTTAACTTTGAGTTGCGTTGCCAATTTGGCGGTAAATAATAGCAACACCTACTGAATTCTTGAATACCTTGTCCCTAAGTATTATCACACAGAAACAGTTCCTATAAAATTAAAGGAGTTACACTTccatattgtttaaaatacagGCTGAGGCGCAGTCTGCTGAAACCAGCCGGACTTAATACACAGAAAATGTGGTCTGACATACATGTATGCTGCCATCTCTATTACAGGATTACATGGATACCTCTCCATGCAAACCAGGCTATATATGGACAGAGCATGCCGGAGCCATTTCATGATTATTACCTCACATCAAAAATAGCTGCTACCTGTTTCCATGTTCAGTCCTAGTCATCCCTAGGCTATCTGCACAATCCTGTGTACTCAGGTGTGTGGGCCAGTCATGTGATTCTAAACACCTTCCTACATCTATGGCATTGCTAAGAGAACTGCCCTAGTTTGATTTTTTGCTGGTGGTGCTACTATGCTTTGTACACGCAATCCTGAGCTGGTGCAGCAAATTCTGAAAACTGACTCAAAGTCTGCTTGAGATAAAACCAGTTTAGCAAATACAGGCTGGTACAAGCAGTCTGTGGAATGGCTGCATCCAAAGGTGGTTTTTCCGCGGAAGGAACGCATTTCCACCAGTAGAAATGAATGCTcctgattcctccccctcccaatgaGGTCTACTGTGCTtctccaaatgctgctcctgggagtcATGGGACCCCCAAAACACATGATAGGTGAATTGAAGgactgtgatgggggggggggaggttaaatccGTGGAAATTGACCCTTCCTGTCCAGCTGGTGGAAAatgacctttggatccaacccacaattATTACATGAATATTCAAGAAAACATTCCCATCTTGTtctttctgtattttaaaaagcaaaccttACTCATGTACAATAGCTTTCCCAATAGCAGGcacttatttttgttttgtacatCTATAAAAAGAACCGACAATGGCAAGCAGTTTTAAGAAACACATATTTCCAGAACAATGGAAAGCCAAACACCAAGGTAACTGCTATTTTCTCGTTTCTGAAGCTATCTGAATAATTCTACATATTCTGTGCTTCATTAGTAGCCAAATATGAAGTTTTCTAAAACCGTATGCTACTTAATAATCAATGTAAAAGATAGTATTGTATAGATGTATATATCATTTCAGTGTATATATACTGTATACAGACACAAATCAACACCCAAATGGCTGTTTAGTAATTTCATGCATATTTTTGCTGCACTTTTGTGAAAACATGAATGTTTTGGCATGCAAAAGGGCCAGCTCACACCAGATGAAACATTCTGTACAGAAGTAGGAAAGTGCATGAGTTTTTGAGTGACGAGCACACAGATTTATTTCACTGTGTGTACACACAATGGGCTTGTCATCAATTCATGTCAGTAAtatacgtatcttttcatttttaTATAGACACGCCAAGTGCAAAACTGCCAAAAATGTCATTATTACTATACCTTATAACCAAGGGCTGCCTGCCCCGCAAGTACGTATAGCTAAATCCATGCAACGGGGCCAGCCGTTTATGGTTCTGCAAGTCCCCAGATTAGCAGAAAAAcctcagttaaaaaacacacacatacacaccatacTAATTTGGGAGTTGCAAAACAAGCAATATTATAGCATGGGATTGTGGCTGTGGAATTGTAGGCTACTGGTACTCTATAGAATTTGTAGTAGACTTTTGTAGCAGTTAAACCAATATTAATTATTGTGTTTACATTCcatgtgtatataaaacaaaacagtgcttgaaaagaaggagaaggaaagacaAAACTTCATCTGTTTTGGATCTTCGCCTCAGGATAAGGGAGCTAATCCCAAACTCGTTTGAAATAGATCAATATTTCTTCAGTAGGCACTTCCTTAAGTAATCAGAAGAGATACAGCCAAGAGTACTTATGGTTCCATTTTGAAAATGGTTAATTAAACAAAcctcaaaaatatatacaaataaataaaactaaagatatacaaataaataaaactaaaaatgaattttgatttgttttctgggttgagtttttttcccccttctgtttttgactccattttcaaaatatttagctTATGAATGGAGTGTACCTAGATTAATGCTGAAAATCCTTTCCCCCATAGTCGGACTCTTAGAAGCCCAAAGTACAAAGTACTGAATTCcataatggaagaaaggtgggatagaaatataattttttaaaaatggatgatTCATGGTATCAACCATTCAATAGCTATCCAGGTAATATGGAATCTAGATCATTGTAGCTACAAAAATGTCCCCCTTTCACACATCCTGAGCAGGTAGGGATTATAAAAATAACATTGGCTTGCCAGTTTCCTTCCCAAGGAAACTATTCTGAGAGTGCCACTcaatgggtggagggagggaaaggtaGGTTTCTTATGCTGCCAAGAGGACTTGTCTACGAATCATGAAAACCCCTCCCTTTAAGGTCATCTGCAAGGTAACCCTATCTGGGCTGCTTCTAGACAGAAATGATTATCCATGTTTGGTTCATGCTGAGGCTGCAATGCAGAGGCGTTCACAGTGGCAAAGGAGAATCCAGACAGAAGTTTCCCCTGCACTTTCCTTGCTTTATCCCTCCATGGGGGCCATTCTCCTCCTACATTAGTGGGCTTTTTGATGCTTTAAAAATTGGTAATAGTTTTACTGGTAATATACTAGTTCACAACAATATACTAGTttacagctttcatttttaaaaaagtctctagcccttttgttGCAGAATTATAAGAAGAAAGGTACAGGCTGCACAAATCCCCTTATAACTCTGCAACTAAAAGGGCTAgatacttactttaaaaaaaagaaaactgagaCGCAGTACACCATTGCAATATTCTGCTATAacattataatgctatagcaatatTGCTATTACAGATTCCCCCCCCAACCTGAAAAAGCCCtcgagagggtggggggaaacagccatgggggTTGACGTGAGGTAATTGGTGCCAACTGAGCAGGACCTGCAAAAATgcacaccttcccatccacacagtGTTTAAAGACACTGTGATggcctttccaaaaagatcactTCAAGCCAGATTTGGGAAAGATCGCAACAAAGCAGGGGACATGGAAAGAGGACGAATACAGGATGACATCATGTGGATGGTTCCAGAACCAGAACTGCAGCCAGGAAGACAAGGATAAGCAAGAGAGAGACTCTACAGAAAAATTTGCTGTCATTAAAATACAGTCATAGTTGCATGTCCCCAAATATATCTAATTATTTGAGGTTTATCATGAAAGCAGAATTGCGAATTTGCTACCCAAAACAACATATTTCTTCTTTTAGGAACGTAATCCAAAAATGCATTCTGAGGCAAAACATGGAGACTCCACCCTCTTAAAATGCACATGAAGGATCTACTTGTTTGAAGTTTCCTGATGTGGAATGGGTACAGGATCTTCCCAAAGCTGgattattaatttcttttttgggCATTGCTTAAATGTAGTTCAAGTAATAGCTAGCCGGTCAGCAAAGTGAAGCTAACTCAACTAGGAAACAATTTAGGGGGGTATCTTGTCCCCTCTTGTTTCCTGAGAGTGttcagcggcagcagcagctccctcTTCATGATGTAACATCAGTGATCCTGACAAATGGTGCTAGGACATGCTCCTGAAAGGCTCCATACTCTTTTTGAGTCTCTGAACAACaaccacattttttaaatgagctTCCTCCAGCGTGAGAGATTCGTCCAGTAACTCTCGAAATGGAAGCGACGTGGTTAGAGTGAACGGACTTCTTCCGTGGGATCCTGGGTAATTTATTATGAAGTCCCTGATGTGGCTTATTCTGAGGGAGGGAAAAGAGGCAAAGACTATTCATTAATAAAAGAAGTCAGGAGTTTAAATACAAAATGGCATCAAATATACTGAAGTCTATGAGGCTGAACCAGTGAGCTCgttcactttccttttccttgtaTAAGGCTTCAAAAATCTGCCTAATTGACCTTTTTGTCTCTCCCATGAGTTGTTTCATTTAAGcggagatttggggtttgttccAGGGTTTGGCAGTTGTGGTTTTTAGACAGCTTTGCCTCATTTGATCTTAGCTTTCGTTCACAGATCTGGTCTCTGCTCCGCAAACAAGCAAGTGAAGCATTCGTGTTTAAAGGCTCTTCAGGCCATAAAGTCCAATCCAGTGAGTTCAACAGGGATTAAATACATCTGCTTCTTCTGCACAGAGGTAATTTCTCCActttggcttccaaactggagtGCTTTTATTTTGGAGCAGCCACACAACCTCATATACACCCCCTGGTTCAAAGCAAATGGGCACACACATGCCTTCTAGCCTATTTCCCTCTGTTGTCATCCTGCAGCTACTAAAGGATGAGAACAGAGGTGTTAAACTGAActaaagcagcctgaatagcccagactagcttgaAATCATCAGagtttagaagctaagcagggtcagccattgttagtacttggatgggagaccaccgaggaagacctgggttgctacgcagaggaaatAGGCTAGACAAATATAGCAGAGGCAAAtcccctctgctcatctcttgctttgaaaacccaatgaggggtcgccatgagttggttgcgatTTGGCAgtacttaattattattatattaaactGAACAAAACATTAGAACCAGCGTAATCATTAATAAGGCACAGTATGAGTCCTGAAAGTATGTAAGGCCAAGTTCTCACTTAATGCAACTTCTAGAGAACACAGAGTAAGGCACAGCCTGAGAGAAACCAGCTGAGACAGCTGATGAAAGATCTGTGTGCCTTGAGTGGAAAGTAAGAGGCCACCCCCGGCCAGGGAGTCCATGTCATCACTTCCTGAAGGGACCAGCAGCCTGAGAAAAACCAGATGGTTGTAGGTAGTCCCTTCAGAAGGCACTTTACCCAGGGCTATTGACAGAGTTGTACCCTGAGGAGAAGGCGATATCCAGGCTGGGGAATTTGTCTCACCAACCCCCGAAGAGAGAGCCATTAATATGAACCCATTTCTACGCTTTATTGTTTTTGTCTTTTCAAGTGTTCAAATTGTTACCCATTTTGAGTGTTTCCACAGAAAGGCATTGTACAAAcacataaaatcaataaaagaCCAGCGGCGGGAAATAATAATTGATAATGTCAATTAGATCCCAAATATTTAACACTATACAACTGCATTGGGACTAAATTGACAGAAATTCAAAGATCCTGACCTCGCAGAacaaacactgcaaaacaaacacacaaaaatcacaaaattaaaCATATCTCGCTTTTCTGAAATTGTCAACTTTGGAGTTTAGGCAAGTGGCACTAAGAGAAAGATTCCTGTTAAAGTAATTGTTTCTAGCAGTTAAAGTAACtgtttctaaccgttagagcggtttctcagtggaacaggcttcctcgggagatggtaagctctccttccctggaagtttttaagcagaggctaaatggccatctgtcagcaatgctgattctatgaccttaggcagatcatgagagggagggcatcttggccatcttctgggcatggatggagtaggggtcactgggggtgtgtgggggaggtagttgtgaatttcctgcattgtgcaggtggttggactagatgaccctgatgatcccttccgtctctatgattctaatattgATTCTGGATTCATAGATGAAATCCAGATTGTTATCCAGTGTTTCTTCTTATGAAGCACGATATTCATGCTGAAAGAAATCTGAAACTGAAGACTCAAGATGTTAACAgcaccaagttttttttttttgtatactgCAAAATTATGAATTATGCTATTGGCAtttcttttttcagatttcacacttttaaaatatttatttcagctGTAACAGAGGATGAAAATAATGAAAAACTGATGGGGGTGCTTAAGATATCTTGGACCGGAGTCCGATACCCATATTACAAGTACGTATTTCTGAAAGAATTCATGAATAGGATCTGTACTTACCTATGCGTAACATTAAATTTTTGTACTATCCTTGTTCCATCTGCTAACCAGATCTGGACACTAGTGATGGGTTCCGAAGTATTTAGAACTACTGTAGGTCTTTTTTCAGTTTCTTCGACACCTTGCTTTACTTTAGAAATTATTCTTGGTGTGGcactgaaagttttttttaaaagagacacACAGAGAAGATAAAACGTCCTCAAAACACATGGGTCCAGCCAATcagccctctttccctccccgccTCTCTCCCCCGCTCGTTTTCTGACAAATCCAAAATGCTTCAAAGGTTGTGGCTCTAAATCCTATTATGAGAAATCAATTACAGAATAGCTTTTGCACAGTTGCTTATGGATATTCGTTATAAAAGACTGATCTCAGCAGCAGGTAACAAGGAGGCCATCTAAGGTTTGGGATGcttaagggggggaaatacaaAGTTGGGTTGAAAAAAATCCCAATCTTAATATACAAAGCCattgattttctttaaaaagttaaGGCAAGTAAAGCAAAGAATCTGAAGGATTTGTAGGAAGAAGAGTTTAAAGGGATCACTGGTTTTGAGGCTTTTCCCGTATAGTTGCAGTGCCAGaatttattatttcaaattttGGGCACACGAGGATCATTTGAACTGGGTCTCCACATGATAAGTTTCATTAACAAGAGCATGTACCCCCAGATTCCATTTATAATCTTCACATTTATGGTTTGACCCCCGTGGTAGCACAAGGGTTGACACTGGTGTAAAAGAAACACGCATAAGGAGGATCAGAAGCAGAGACTAGTGCTACATGATccaatggcattttttaaaatgaccacATGAAGCTCCTTTATACTGATTCAAACCATGGGTCCATCACGGTCAGCactgtctaccctgactggctgcaactcttcagggtttcaggcaaaggtctttcacatcacttactacctaaaccttttaactggagatgccggggattgaaccaaggaccttctgcataccaagcaaataGTCTACAACTGAACAATGGTCTTTTTCTACATTCCTGGGAGTACCACAAGTGTGTAATGTGTCTGTGGGCGGCCCTATTTAGTTGCTGGATAAGCCTCATGCTCAACTCTTATATTAAGGAATTATTCTATTTTGCGTAGGAAAAACGGCTTGCCGCATCACAGGCTACAGCAAGTAGCCTCCCTAAAGTTTGAAAACCAGATGGGAGATCTTGCATATTCTTTTGAGAACTTAAATAAAAAAGGTAAGACTTTAATAGCCCTGGGCCAATGTgatcccaaatttaaaagggcttcCAGCTTGTAGCTTTCTAGCATCACAATTTTTTCTTCCCCACTCTCTATCTTCAATTAATTACTCCAAATATTTGCAAAATAATACACATTGAAGAGGAAAAAACACACAGTTCATAAAGAATTCTACTTTGTAGAACACAGTAGCAACACAATAATACTAAGTACTGTATATAAATGAAAATCCCACTGAAGGGGGTTTGGATTTTAGCACACTGAGCCCAAGCATCCCACAGAAGTCACATACGTCACtttgaaattatttatatttccttTACCTGATGAGTCACCCTGATTGTATGCATTTATCTATATCAtgcatagcccacctttctcactgaggagggcaccttggccatcttctgggcatggaatatgggtcactgggggtgtgggggggaggtagtttggaatttcctgcattatgcagggggttggactagatgaccctggtggttccttccaactctataattctttgactcgaggcagcttacaaaattaaaaaacagcaacCTCTGATGCAATaaaaaacagtataatacatgCAGAGAGGGCACAATTCCTCCTCCCTCTCAATAACACACCTATGTTACATTCACATTCTAACGGGAGTGTATCTCATTACCCTTGGATATGTTTCAAGAACTCCCCCACCACCAAAGATCAGGTAGGCCATCAACTAACTAGTTAAAAGGACTGACGTTCAAGCAACCTAATTAGTGCTTACCATGTTGGGTTGCAAAGGAATGTGTACAAGGATGATAACAACTGATGAACTTTCTTTGATGAACAACGGATGTTAGGGCGGTTTaaatttattgttttatgtgattttttaaaatgtgattttataatTCTATTGTATTTTGATAATTTATGTGAgtcactctgagcctggcctgccggggtagagcgggttataagaatgaaaataaataaatatgaaggaACTGTTCTGTTGCTGGGGGTGGTATTGCTGTACTAGATCTTGTGCTTATTGTCCTTCTGACATTACTACTGTATCGGTGAATTGCTGCTCAACACCAGATACCGACTATCTTGGCTGGCGCAGCAGTAGTCCAGGGCTGAACTTTAATGAATAAGTCTCTTCTTCCCTAGTTACAATCAGAATCTGGATAGGCAAGATAAAGCTACAAATTCtgatttcaaatacctttattggcatagtacaatctgcagtgtataaaaggataaaagttaaagtaaaataaaattaatctaaatcattccttaatgttgtgattctttcgactagattcccattggttgactgctatcgtcagaaattttgccacgtttttggttatctcaggatccttatcagctaatagtttgtaaagtattttcatattatttgaggagaagttcaaaactataggttttatgaggtttcctcttggggaatcataaagatggcagtacaaaagaatatgagacagggagtcaggacatcctgcgccACATCTGAAGACTCTTTCAACGTAAggtattttcaggaatctgccacggaggATTGCTGAAGGCAGTGAATCagtcctagcttgcataaagactttcctgagcttaggattgtcaagacggtccaggtagtttaaatggaaattaggtggaagtccaaaatattgaggtgagcaaattggcggTGTTAAAGGAAATTTGCGCTGGAACTCGTGATCAGCTAGTCTTTGGCTGTTATGgaactaggtattcccagcgatgtatcgagtttggaaatgttataaaaaaatcactttaaaagggtttttggatgccacagctaaaaaatggttggaagatgtctttacagctaaaggggccaaacagctaaaggggccaaacaaagtgcgaacagtattttttataactgtttcaaactcttaatacattggtgggaatacatagaaagtgcgaacagtatttttataacattttcaaactcttaatacagcgctgggaatacctagtgcggtaacagcctttgttttaTTAGAATTAGGATAAAGCTACAAAGCCAACTCAAGAatgcagagagagaaaacaaccatcctcccccccaacccctcctAGTGAGGCACTGGAATGCTCACCTTCCTAACCTGTATCCTTGTCCAGTGAAAGCGTGAAATACTGGCTTCCTCAATGTATACACTTCATCCTTCTTATCATCCACTTTCACATCTACCTCTTCTTTATCAAATACCTTCTGCAACTCAAGAGGCAGCTCTCTTTGAAAACAAAAATCAGGGGGGAAAACGTTACCGTGCAAATCGAAACAAGATGGCTGCTTCAGATTTTGAGACAAAATCAGTTAAAGGATGTGCCATTCCCTTATCATAATTAAAGCTAGAGTTTATTCCTTATTAAGCAAAGGCAGAATCACCGAAATaaaccctcctcaggatctgggTATCTACTGCAAATACACCTTAGGTCAAAGGTAGGCAATCCCAGCACACATTGAGATGAGCCGCCGAGACACCGCTCACTCCCAAGGTGTCTATCCAGGGACAATATTCCTGTCTCTCTGACTCACATTTGTTTGCCAGCACATCAATATATTCACAGATAGATATTGCAGATTTTTGGTACTTAGGCCAAAAAGGCTGTCTACCCGTGCCTTAGGCGAAGGATCAGGAATCCGTATTATCTCTATTAGCATTTTGAAAACACGTAATTACAGTGTTCAGGTTACATTCAGTATTGCATTTGTCTCCTCAAATAAAGTTTCTACATATATAACTGATGATATTCAATGTAATTCACTGGGCAGAGAGCCTTCACCTCAAACCTTTACTTATTGTTCAACATCTGTACTAATGGAAAGGATAATCCTAAAATATTATAGGGGTTGTACATTAAATTTTACAGCGGTATAGGTGATTTCCAGGGAAACAGACCTAAAAACATGTTGAATGAGATGGAAATATTGTGTGCCCAGAATCTTCTGGATATTTAGGAAGATGCAAAGTATTAATTTTACCGACCTTAGTTATGACAACGATGGATTTTCACTCCTTGCAATCCTACTTTATGAAACTGTGTTTGTTACAAATGTTTTACCAATGACACTGACCAAGAGTGACTGGGTCCTACGCAAGCCTACGGCAGTCATGTCAATTTTCCTGTACATTAAAGAGGCTTGCAGGTATCTGTGTACTGCCTCATCCCTGCTGAAAACTTCCATTAATGACAAAAAAAATGCTGGCTTCTGCTCAGATAGATCTACACTGGATCACTGTGTTATTCTTGCCCATTTGGCAGAGAAATGCGGTGGTTCAGGTGGGAAGAAATTGTTCTCAGCCTGTTTTTGACCTGAAGGGGACTTTTGATTCTATCCCCAGGAACCTCCTGTGGGATAAACTGAATAGGGCCTCTGTGGATAAGAGATTACTTTTTCTTATTTGTAAATTATACTCTTCAACTAGTTGCCAAGCATGTTATGGTTTGCCGGGTGAATTAACCAGTGAGATCCCCATAAACCAGGGGGTTAAACAGTGGTGTATTTTGGCTCCCCATCTCCTTAATTTATTCATGAATTGTCGGGCGCCTGTTCTGAGGCTGGTCGACGGCCACTTCCAAAAACTTGGTCCCTGTCACATCCCACTACTTCTTCATGCTGATGATGCTGTGGTTTTATCCTTAACACAACTGGGTCTCAAGCGCTTATTCTCTGCATTTGTGGCCTATTACAATGCTAGCTTATCATCTATTAATTTGGAAAATGCAGGTaaaatccatgtacagtgtacacttggttTTTCTCTAATCATGCACTGAGTAagtctcatgttacattcaattcaTATCGCTGAACATgcgatttaaaccccacattaaTCCAGGTTTATTTGTAAGGTGAAGGTGCATTGACTCTTTTtttacaaacaggtgtacacacatacatgcagACTGCACGTGCAATCATTGTAATGCGTAAACAGGGCTATTGTCAGCAAATTTTGCAATGCCCTCGGTTAATTACCGTACTCTTTTGTTCCAGAAACCCTTTGAGCTCCAACCATTAGCTTAACAATGTTCTTCCTGGCTCTCTACACTGTAGGTACATCTAGCCAAAGCAACTAATTTAGAGAAAGGAAATTTGTCAGGACTATTCTAAAGGACTGCTCAGAACAGAGAATGCGGTAACACTGCATCAACGGGTTGCCAAATGTTCTGTTCTACAGCATTAATAGGCAGTATGGGTAGCAGATGCAATAAAACCTAAAAACCCTGCTGCCTCTATTTGCTATTGTACCTTATGtttattgtgttttaattttCCTCTTACTGCTATCTACCTAGAAAAGCCTGTTGCTAAGCAGAAAGTAGGCACGTATTTTAAATACATGAACAAATCACACAGTGTTGTATGTTAGCACAGCCACTGTGATATTAATTCACAGTACTAATACATTTATGTCCAAAAAAAAAGCctagaaaaaaag contains:
- the UBXN2A gene encoding UBX domain-containing protein 2A; the encoded protein is MQEVNKIESVKQEWLCKPRTDDQILNGTDQKGCDIFVNNLFEEAQKVGTRCTHETKVKNQADTTIKLWKNGFTVNDGELRSYTDAANQRFLESIKKGQLPLELQKVFDKEEVDVKVDDKKDEVYTLRKPVFHAFTGQGYRLGSATPRIISKVKQGVEETEKRPTVVLNTSEPITSVQIWLADGTRIVQKFNVTHRISHIRDFIINYPGSHGRSPFTLTTSLPFRELLDESLTLEEAHLKNVVVVQRLKKSMEPFRSMS